The sequence below is a genomic window from Pseudomonas cremoricolorata.
CGAAAACATGGCGGTGTTCGTCAAGAACGTCGAGAACGTGCAGGGCGATGAGCGCGACATCATCGTGTTTTCCTCGACCTTCGGGCGCAATGCCCAGGGCAGCTTCCGGCGCAACTTCGGCGTGCTCGGGCAGACCGGCGGCGAACGCCGACTCAACGTCGCGGTGACCCGCGCGCGGCGCAAGGTCGTGATGATCACCTCGATGCCGATTGGCGATATTTCCGACATGCTCAACACCCAGCGTGCACCGAACAGTCCACGCGACTACCTGCAAGGGTATCTCGAGTACGCCCGCAGCCTGTCGGCCGGCGAGTTCGACAGCGGCGCACGGCTGCTCGAGCGCCTGCAAACCGACCGCAGCAGCGCCGCGCCACGCAGCCTGGCCGGTACCAGCGATGGTTTCGTGCGCGAGGTGGCGGCGTTCATCACCGCCCAGGGCTGGCAAGCGACCCCGGCCAGCGCCGGCGATGCCTTCGGCCTGGATTTCGCCATCGAAGACCCCGTCACCGGCCTGTACGCCATCGGCATCGAGTGCGACGCGCCCTGCCACGGCCTGCTGGCGCGGGCCAGGGCGCGGGAAATCTGGCGTCCGCAGGTGCTCGGGCGGGCCATCGCGCACCTGCACCGGGTGTCCTCGCAAGCCTGGTACCACGACCCGGCAGGTGAACAGGCGCGCTTGCAGGCGGCCATCGAACAGGCACTTGCCGGTGCTGCCGACACCCGGCCAGCCGACACTGAAACGCCAACACAGGTGACGCCATGAGTGGCCCGAAGGTGGTGCGCATCGTCACCCGCGAAGAGATCCTCGCCCAGTGCGAAACCGCATTGCAACGCCTGAACAAGGCCACAGCGCGCTGGCAGGCCCAGGCGCAGCGCCTGGGTACGGTCGAGGCCACGCAGTTGAACGCAATCGAGGCCCGCAACCAACGCCTGCGCGCGCTGCTGGCGCAAGATCGCTTCCGCGAGGTGCAGGACGCCGTCGCAGTGGAGCAGGCCTTTCTCAAACGCGACCTGCGCGAACGTCAGGCCCAGGCCATCGAGCGCGGCGCCGAGCAGCGCCAGCGGCAACGCCGGGTGCAGGACAACGCCGCGGTACTGCACAAGGCACTGGCAGCGGTGCCGGGTACGCCTGCCAGTGCGGCGGCGTTGCGTGACCTCGATGAACTCGCCGCACGCCCGACCCAGGCCGATGCCGAGCAGCGCCTGGCCCAGGCCTTCGCCCTGCTCGCCGCGCCTGCGCCCGAAGCCCCGCTGTCGCTGGCCCAGCAGCAGCTGGCTGAGCAGTTGCGCGGCGGCCAGCAGCAGCCCAGCTATGCCCAGTGGCTGGCCGAGCACGGCAACGACGAGGCTCGCGACCCGCGCCTGCGACGCATCGATCGGCACATCGTCGAGCTGCAGCTGTTGCAGGGCGATGACGCTGCCGTGGCCTTCCTCAGCGCCTTGCAACGCGTCGAAACGCTGCCTGCCGGGGGCCAGCGCAATCTGCTGCTCGACAGCCTGGTGCTCGACCTGGCCGCCGCCACCCGTAGCGGTGAACAACGCCGTGAGCGCCTGGAGCAGGTACACACCTTGAGCGGCGAAATTGCCGAACTGTTGCCTGACACCCAGGGCGAGCTGCTGGCGCAACTGGATGCGTGCACCAACCAGACGCAAACCGCGCAGCTCGATGCACTGATCGAGCGCGCCGAAGCGGCGTTGGCCGAGCATGCCAACGCCCTGGCCGCTGAAGCACGGCGCCAGGCGGTGCTGCAAGGGCTGGCCAGTCTCGGCTACGAGGTGCGTGAAGGCATGGCCACCGGCTGGGCGCAGACCGGGCGCGTGGTGCTGCGCAAGCCGGCCACGCCTGGCTATGGCGTCGAGGTCGGCGGACAGGCCGAAAGCGGGCGTCTGCAGGTACGCGCGGTGGCCCTGCAGGCTGACCGTGATCGCCAACGCGACCGCGACATCGAAACCCTCTGGTGCGGGGACTTCCAACGATTACAGGCGCTGTTGCAGGCGCAGGGTGACAGCCTGTCGATCGAGCGTGCACTGGAGGTGGGTGAGGTGCCGCTCAAGGAGGCCGAGGTGGCTGATGAGCGGGGTGCGAGCGAGGCGCCATTGCAGCGGCATCAGTGAAGACTGGTCGCCTGAGTCGGGCCTGCTGCGCAGGCCATCGCGGCTGAAGCCGCTCCCACAGACCAAATCCCCGTAGGCGCGGCTTCAGCCGCGAATGGCCTGTGCCAACACCGACAATTCATCCGTCACCAAAGGTATCCCGTCGGCTAAATAACAAAAAGTGACCAGCGGGTCACGCTCTTATCACCCTTCTCTCCTACACTCAAATTCGGCCCGCGTACCGTTTGGAACAATCGCCTGAAATCAGTCGAACTTTCCTCTGGTGCGGCCAGTCATCACTAAGCAGGCCATGGCTACTTCACTCGCCTGCCACGCCTGCCTACCCCAAGCAGCTCACGCGCCTTTGGCCAGGATGGTCAATGCGCGGTGCGGCTGTGCACGACTCGGGGCACGGAACGCAATATGCATTACCGAAACATGCAGAAGAGAGAATCAACGCGATGTAAATGCCTCGGGTGCCAGCACCCGAACATAGGGACGGAGAGAGACTAATGATCAGTGCCGCTGTCGAGCCACATGCAGATACCTTCACCACGCCGCATCGCGAGCCGGTGACCCCGAGCTTCATCACGACAGCCAAGGCACCCGGCGCCAAGCGCCAGCAGAACCCGAACAAGCGCAAAGTATTGTTCGTCACCTCGGAAATCGCTGACCTGGTCAAGACCGGTGGCCTGGGTGACGTGTCTGCCGCCCTGCCTCGGGCCATGGCTGACCTGCACGACGTACGCGTGCTGATTCCCGGCTACCCGCAGGTGATGGACAGCGACAACCCGATTCACATCGTCGGCGAGCTGAGCGGTCACGCCGCCCTGCCACCGTGCAAGATCGGCCGTATGGACTTGCCGGACGGTCTGGTCATTTACGTCCTCATCTGCCCCGAGTTGTACCAGCGCGAAGGCACCCCCTACGGCGCCAACAATGGTCGCGACTGGCCAGACAACCATATTCGCTTCGCCCGCCTGGGCCTGGCTGCCGCTGACATCGCCGCTGGCGAGGGCATGGCGCATTGGACACCTGATCTGGTCCACGCCCATGACTGGCCTGCGGGCCTGGCCCCGGCGTACATGCACTGGCGCGGCCTGAACACGCCGACCCTGTTCACCATCCACAACCTGGCCTACCAGGGCGTGTACAGCCTTGCCTGCTGCCCGGAGCTGGCGATTCCCGAGCATGCGTTGCAACAGGAAGGCATGGAGTTCTACGGCAAGCTGTCGTTCCTCAAGGCGGGCCTGGCCTATTCCAGCCACATCACCACGGTCAGCGCCACTTACGCCGAGGAAATCACCACCCCGGAGTTTGGCTGCGGCCTCGATGGTTTCCTCGCCAGCAAAGCCCAGCAAGGCCTGCTCGGTGGCATCCCCAACGGCATCGATGAAAGCTGGGATGCGGCCACTGATCAGCATCTGCAGCACAACTTCAGCCTCAACGATTGGGAAGGCAAGGCTCTGAATGGCGATGAGGTGCGTGAACTGTTCGAGCTCGATCCGAGCGAAGGGCCGCTGTTCGCCGTGGTCTCGCGCCTGGTCTACCAGAAAGGCCTCGACCTGACCCTGGCGGTCGCCGATTTCATCGTCGAGCAAGGCGGCCAGATTGCCATTATCGGCCGCGGTGAGCCGGAAGAAGAGCAAGCCATGCGCGAGCTGGCCCTGCGTCACCCCGGCAGGATCGGGGTGCGCATCGGCTTCAACGAAACCGATGCACGACGCATGTTCGCCGGCAGCGATTTCCTGCTGATGCCGTCACGCTACGAGCCGTGCGGATTGAGCCAGATGTACGCCCAGCGCTTCGGCTCGCTGCCGGTGGCGCGCAACACCGGCGGGCTGGCCGACACCATCGAAAACGGCGTCACGGGTTTTCTCTTCGACGAATCCACCGCCGACAGCTACCGCGAAGCGCTGGCCCGGGCGTTCTACGTGTACAGCAAGCCTGACCTGCTCAACGCCATGCGCTGCCTGTCGATGACCCAACCGTTCAACTGGTGCCAGGCGGTCACGCCCTACGCGCGCCTGTACGAGGATTTGGTCAAGCAGAGCCAGCTGGCCCACTACTGATTCGGAGAGCTGAAGATGCACAGACACGGCGTACACCTGGTGGACGCCACGTCCGCGCGCTTCGCCCTCTGGGCGCCAGGCGCACGCGATGTGAGCGTGGAAGTCGTAGGGCAGTCATCACTAGTGTTGCAGCCTGAGCCGGACGGCTGGTTCAGCGCCACTGGCCCAGCTCAGGCTGGGCAGCACTACCGTTTCGTCATCGACGGCCAGCTCAAGGTCGCCGACCCCGCCTCGCGTTATCAACCTGAAGGTGTCAGCGGCCCCAGCGAGGTGGTTGCGCCCGAGTGGTTCGCCTGGCAACACCCCTTCCACGGCCGGCCTTGGCATGAGGCGGTGATCCAGGAAGTTCACGTTGGCGTGCTCGGTGGTTACAAGGGTGTCGCAGAGCAACTGCCGCGCCTGGCCAGGCTGGGCATCACCGCCATCGAACTGATGCCCCTCGGGCAGTTTCCCGGTGAGCGCAACTGGGGCTACGACGGCGTCCTGCCCTTCGCCCCGCAGCACAGTTACGGCACCCCCGAAGAGCTCTGCCAACTGGTCGATGAGGCGCACCGGCTGGGCCTGGCGGTGATGCTCGATGTGGTCTACAACCACTTCGGCCCCGACGGCAACTACCTGCACGAATACGCCCCGAGCTTTTTCAATGAAGCGAAGAAGACCCCATGGGGCGCGGCCATCGACTTCAAGCAGCCGGCGGTGCGCGAGTTCTTCATCCAGAACGCCCTGATGTGGCTGCAGGAATATCGCATCGATGGACTGCGCTTGGATGCCGTACACGCAATCGACTCGCCGGACTTTCTCAAGCAACTGTCGCAGCGCGTGCGCGAAGAAACCGATGGCCGTGAGGTCTGGCTGGTGCTGGAAAACGAGCATAACCAGGCGTTTTTGCTGGAGAAGGCGTTCGACGCGCAGTGGAATGACGACGGCCACAATGCCCTGCACGTACTGCTGACCGGCGAAACCGAAGGCTATTACGCCGACTACAAGGACCGCCCGATCGAGCAACTGGCGCGCTGTCTGGCTGAGGGCTTCGTGTTTCAGGGCCAGCAAAACCGCCATGGCGAAGCACGCGGCGAACCGAGCGGGCACCTGCCGCCGAGCGCGTTCGTGCTGTTTCTGCAAAACCACGACCAGATCGGCAACCGCGCCCTGGGCGAGCGGCTGACCCGTCTGTGCCCGCCTGCTGCCTTGCGCGCCGCCACCGGCCTGCTGTTGTTGTCGCCGATGATCCCGCTGCTGTTCATGGGTGATGAAGAAGGCAGCCGCGCGCCCTTCCTGTTCTTCACCGACTTCCATGACGAACTGGCCGATGCCGTGCGCGAGGGGCGACGCGGCGAGTTCGCGCACTTTGCCGCCTTCGCCGACCCGGACACCCGCGAGAAGATCCCCGACCCCAATGCCCTCGCTACTTTCAAGGCCAGCCAACCGCAGGGTGACGATGTGCTCGCCGGCTGGCACGGCTTGTACCAGCAATTGCTGGCGCTGCGTCATGAGTGCATCGTGCCGCGGCTGCCGGGCAGCCACAGCTTGGGCTGTCAGGTGCTGGGCGACAAAGCCTTGACCGCGCGCTGGCGCCTGGGCGATGGCAGCGAATTGCGCATCGACCTGAACCTGGCCGCGCAACCCCAGGCGGTAGACCTGCCGGCCCCTGGCATGCGCCTGTTCGACAGCAGTGACAACGCCCATTGCGACGCACTTCTTGCAGCTTACAGCTGCGTCGTCAGCCTGATTCCTCGCGCTGTGGAGACGCCATGAGCGACAACCCCCTGCATCAACTGGCAGCACGGGTCGGCATCGCCCGAGACTGGACCGATGCCAACAATCGCCCACAGCAGGTCAGCGACGAGGTACTGCGCGGCGTACTGGGCGCCCTTGGTCATCCCGCTGCTGACGCCGGCGATGTGAGCGCCAGCCTGGCCGAGCTGGAACAGGCGCAAGACCTTCACGCACTGCCCAAACTGCTGACCTGCGACCTGGGTCAAGGGCTGTCCCTGCAACCGTGGTTCACCCCCGGCAGCAGCGTGCGCTGCACCGACGAAACGGACATCAGCCGCGAGCTGACTCTGGGCCTGCAGGCCGAACTGCCTGCCGATCTGCCCATCGGCTATCACCAGATCGAGGTCGATGGGCGCAGCCTGACGGTGGCGATTGCACCGGCGCGCTGCCACAGCCTGGACGATGCAGTCGGTGAGCCCCCGGCACGCTGCTGGGGTCTGGCGGCACAGTTATACAGCCTGCGCCGGCCTGGCGACGGCGGCTATGGCGACCTGCTGGCCCTTGAGCACCTGGCGCGCAGCGCGGCCGAGCGCGGTGCCGACGCTATCGCCATCAGCCCGATCCATGCACTTTCGCAGTACGAGCAACAGCACTACAGCCCTTACTCGCCGTCCAGTCGTCTGCTCCTCAACAGCCTTTACGCAAGCCCTGCCGCGTTGCTCGGCGAGCGTGAAGTCCGCGCGGCGATCGAGGCTGAAGGACTGGGGCAGATTCTCGAAGACCTCGAAGCGCAGCCCTTGGTCGACTGGCCGCGCGCGGCCGAGGTGCGTGAGCGCTTGTTGCAGGCCCTGTACAAGGACTTCAGCCAGGGTCAACACCCGCTGCGCGCCGACTTCGAGAGCTTTCGCGAATCAGGTGGCCAGGCGCTGGAGCACCATTGCCGCTTCGAGGTGCTGCAAGGCGAGGCGGTCGACCAAGGCCTGGGGGCCGACTGGCGGCGCTGGCCCAAGGCTTGGCAAGACCCCTACCACGCCGAGGTCGAGGCCTTCGCCAGCACCTACCCTGCGCGCATCGAATACCGCGTGTTCTGTCAGTGGCTGACCGATCGCAGCCTGCAGCGGGCACAGCAGGCGGCCCGCAGCAATGGCATGCAGGTCGGCCTGATCGCCGACCTGGCAGTGGGCGCCGATGGCGCCGGCAGTCAGGCCTGGAGCCGGCAGGATGAATTGCTGGCCAACCTCACCGTCGGCGCTCCGCCAGACATCATCAACCGCGCTGGACAAGACTGGGGGATCTGCGGCTTCTCGCCCGAAGGACTCAAGCGCAACGGCTTCCGCGCCTTCATCGAAATGCTGCGGGCTAACCTGGCGCATGCCGGCGGCCTGCGCATCGACCATGTCATGGGCTTGCGCCGGCTGTGGCTGATCCCCAAGGGTGCCTCACCCAAAGAAGGTGCCTACGTACACTACCCGTTCGACGACATGCTGCGCCTGCTGGCCCTGGAGTCGGTGCGTCATCAGGCGGTGATGCTCGGTGAAGACCTGGGCACCGTGCCCGAAGGCCTGCGCGAACAGCTGGCCGACAAGGCCGTGCTGGGTATGCGCGTGCTGGCCTTCGAGCAACAGGGCCCGGGCAATTTCACCCCGCAGATGCAGTGGCCAGACAATGCCCTGGCCACCACCGGCACCCACGACCTGGCGCCACTGGCAGGCTGGTTGCAAGCCCACGACATCGACTGGCAGAAGCGCCTGGAGCTGATCGACGACGAAGCCGAACGGTCCTGGCGTGAGGACCGTGCCAAGGAAACGGCAGGCCTGCGCGCACTGCTGGAACAAGCCAGTGGCCCGCTGGACGACGACGAAGCGGTGATCGACGCGGCCATCGCCTGGCTCGGCAAGACCCGCGCGCCACTGGTGCTGATTCCCCTGGAAGATCTGCTCGGTAACGTCGAGCAACCGAACATGCCCGGCACCACCGACGGACACCCTAACTGGCAGCGGCGCCTGGCGCCGCCGGCCGCCAAGCTGCTTGACGAAATCGACGCCGCCAGGCGTCTGGAACTGCTGGCGCAAGCCCGCGAATACGCGTGGGAGCGCGACCGATGAAGCCATTGACTGCAACCGTACGCCTGCAATTTCACAGTGACTTCACCCTCGACGATGCCGTGCCCCTGGTGCCCTACTTCGCCCAGCTGGGCATCAGCCACCTGTACGCCTCACCCATCCTCAAGGCCCGTGCCGGCTCGCGGCATGGGTACGACGTGGTCGATCCGACCCAGGTCAACCCCGAGCTGGGCGGCGAGGCGGCTCTGGAACGGCTGATCGCCGCGCTGCGTCAACATGGCATGGGCTTGATTCTCGACACCGTATCCAACCACATGGCCGTGGGCGGTGCGGACAATCCCTGGTGGCAGAGCCTGCTGGCCTGGGGGCGGCGCAGCCCGTACGCCGAGTTCTTCGACATTCAGTGGCACTCCAGCGACCCGCTGCTGGCGGGTCAGTTGCTGCTGCCGTTCCTGGGCAACGACTACGGCGTGGCGCTGAAAAACGGGGAGCTGCCGCTGACCTTCGACGGCGAGCATGGTCGTCTGGAAGTGGCCCACCATGAGCACCGCTTCCCGATTTGTCCTCTCGACTACGCCGAAGTGCTGCAAGGCAGCGACAGCCCCGAGTTGCAGGCATTGGCTACCCGTTTCGCGGCTTTGCGCGACGCCGCCGTGCCCTTGGCCGCAGCCCAGGCGCTGCAAGGCGAGCTGGCACAGCTGCATGCCGACGGCGTGAGCCTGGAGGCACAACTGCGTGCCTTCGATGCCCGCAGCGAAGCCGGTCTCAAGCGCCTGCATGCGCTGCTCGAACGCCAGGCCTATCGCCTGGCCAGCTGGCGCACGGCGGCAGACGACATCAACTGGCGGCGCTTCTTCGACATCAACGAACTGGGCGGTCTGCGCGTCGAGCGCGCGGCCGTGTTCGAAGCCACCCACGCCAAGCTGTTCGAGCTGATCGAGCGCGGCTTGGTCGATGGCCTGCGCATCGACCACATCGACGGCCTGGCCGACCCGCGCGGCTACTGCCGAAAACTGCGCCGCCGCGTCGATGGCCTGCTGGCAGCACGTCCGTTGGAAACAGCAGTCGAGCATTTCCCGATTTATGTCGAGAAGATTCTTGGCACCGGCGAACACCTGCACCGTGACTGGATGACCGACGGCACCACCGGTTACGAATTCATGAACCAGGTGTCGCTGGTGCTGCATGACCCGGCGGGCGAAGCGCCATTGACCGAGCTGTGGCAGCGCCTGAGCGAGCGACCACCGTTCGCCGAAGAAGTGCGTCAGGCCCGCGCACTGGTGCTCAATGCCAGCCTTGCCGGCGATTTCGAGTCGGTGGCCCAGGCCCTGCTGCACGTGGCGCGCAACGACCTGATGACCCGCGACATCACCCTCGGCGCCCTGCGCCGTGGCCTGCAGGCGCTGGTCGAGCACTATTCTGTGTACCGCACTTACATCAACGCCCTGGGCCGTCCAGCCGAGGATGAGACGTTCTTCCAGCAGGCCCTGAGCGATGCACGCCAGTCATTGCCCGAGGCCGACTGGCCGGTGCTCGAACAACTGCAAGTGTGGCTGGGTGGGCAGCGCTGGCGCAGCCTGCCGCCGGGCAAGGCACGCAAGCAATTGCGCCATGCCTGCGTGCGCTTCCAGCAACTGACTGCCCCCAGCGCGGCCAAGGCGGTGGAAGACACCGCTTTCTACCGCTCGGCGCGGCTGCTGTCGCGCAACGATGTGGGCTTCGAGGCCGAACGTTTCAGCGCGCCGCTGGAAGAGTTCCATGTCGAGGCGCAGCGCCGCCTCGGCGCCTTCCCTGACAACCTGCTGGCCACCGCCACCCACGACCACAAGCGGGGTGAAGACACCCGTGCGCGCCTGGCGGTGCTTAGCGAGCGGGGTCCGTGGCTGGCCGAGCGCATCGAGCACTGGCGCGCGCTGGCAGCATCCCTGCGCAAGGACGACGCAGACGGCCCGGCGCCAAGCCCGGCCGATGAGATGATGCTGTTGCAGACGCTGCTCGGCAGTTGGCCACTGGACCTTGACCTGAACGACACGGGTGCGGTGAAGACCTACATCGAGCGCGTGCAGCAATGGCAGCAGAAAGCCTTGCGCGAAGCCAAGCTGCGCAGCAGCTGGAATGCGCCCAACGAGGCCTACGAGCAGGCGTGCGCCGCCTATACCGAAGGCTTGCTCAGCGCCAGTGTGCATACCGAGTTGCGTGAATCGGTGCAACAGGCCGCCAACGCCATTGCCTGCCCCGGAGCGCTCACTGGCCTGGCCCAGTGCCTGTTGCGCATGACCGTACCAGGTGTGCCGGACCTGTACCAAGGCAACGAATACTGGGACTTGTCCCTGGTCGATCCGGACAACCGCCGGCCAGTCGACTACCCGGCGCGCCGACGCAGCCTGGATGACAGCACGGCCCTTGGCGATCTGCTCAGCCATTGGCGCGACGGACGCATCAAGCAGACGCTGATCGCGCGCGTGCTCGATTGCCGTCGCGCGCACCCCGAACTGTTCCGCCGCGGCGAGTACCAGCCGCTGACGGTCCAGGGCCGGCACGCCGACAAGGTCATGGCCTTCGCCCGCGTGGGTGATGGCGAGCGCGCCATCGTGATCCTGCCGCGCCTGGCCGCCAGCCTGCTCGGTGAAGACGCGCTGACTCCGTTGATCCCGGCACAGAGGTGGGACGACACACGGGTCGTGCTGCCGTTCGACTACTCCCCTGCCAACTGGTCGGGACTTTTCGGCAACGCCGCTGTCAGCCCTACTAAGGAGCTGAAGTTGAGCGCCGCGTTAGCCGAGTTTCCGGTCAACCTGTTCATCGAACATGACTAAGCGCATCCAGGAGCATAACCATGAGTGTCGAAGATAAGCGTATCCGCGAGTTCGCCTACCAGATCTGGGAATCGGAAGGTAAGCCGGAAGGTCAGGAAGAACGCCACTGGGGCATGGCCCGAAAGCTGGCTGAAGCCGAATCGCTGGCGCCCAAGGCAGCGCCGCGCAAACGGGCTGCGGCCAAAGGCAAGACCGCCGCCGACGTCAGCGAAGATCCGAAGCAAAAAGCCGCACCAGCCAAGCGCGCCTCGGTGGCTAAAAGCGCCGCCCTGCCGGGCGCCGAGCCCTCGCCACGCGGCAAGACCACTACCGCGAAGAAGCCGCGCACTGCGGCCAAGAAAGCGACTGACGGATAAACCCGCTCGTCCTGGCGCTGCCGTCCGGCAGCGCCGTTCATCCCGCTGTACCTGTACCGGCATTACCTGCTAATCGGTCCGCCCCTGACGGGGAGCGGACTGGTTGGCGTGGAGGCCAGAAAGGTTTCACCGTCCCCGATCATTTGGCCATCCGAGACTGCCATGACCCAACGTAAACCGAAGAAAAACCGCTCTGTCGCCCCTTCGCGCATCCGTGAAGGCATGCCCTTTCCCCTCGGCGCCACCTGGGATGGACTGGGCGTCAACTTCGCCCTGTTCTCGGCCAACGCCACCAAGGTCGAACTGTGCATCTTCGATTCCTCCGGCGAGAACGAGCTCGAGCGCATCGAGCTGCCCGAGTACACCGATGAGATCTACCACGGCTACCTGGCCGACGCGCATCCAGGCATGGTCTACGGCTACCGTGTGTACGGCCCCTACGAGCCGGAAAATGGCCACCGCTTCAACCATAACAAGCTGCTGATCGACCCTTATGCCAAGCAACTGGTCGGTAAGCTGAAGTGGGACCCTGCGCTGTTCGGCTACGTGCTGGGCGAAGA
It includes:
- the glgA gene encoding glycogen synthase GlgA, which encodes MISAAVEPHADTFTTPHREPVTPSFITTAKAPGAKRQQNPNKRKVLFVTSEIADLVKTGGLGDVSAALPRAMADLHDVRVLIPGYPQVMDSDNPIHIVGELSGHAALPPCKIGRMDLPDGLVIYVLICPELYQREGTPYGANNGRDWPDNHIRFARLGLAAADIAAGEGMAHWTPDLVHAHDWPAGLAPAYMHWRGLNTPTLFTIHNLAYQGVYSLACCPELAIPEHALQQEGMEFYGKLSFLKAGLAYSSHITTVSATYAEEITTPEFGCGLDGFLASKAQQGLLGGIPNGIDESWDAATDQHLQHNFSLNDWEGKALNGDEVRELFELDPSEGPLFAVVSRLVYQKGLDLTLAVADFIVEQGGQIAIIGRGEPEEEQAMRELALRHPGRIGVRIGFNETDARRMFAGSDFLLMPSRYEPCGLSQMYAQRFGSLPVARNTGGLADTIENGVTGFLFDESTADSYREALARAFYVYSKPDLLNAMRCLSMTQPFNWCQAVTPYARLYEDLVKQSQLAHY
- the malQ gene encoding 4-alpha-glucanotransferase, whose translation is MSDNPLHQLAARVGIARDWTDANNRPQQVSDEVLRGVLGALGHPAADAGDVSASLAELEQAQDLHALPKLLTCDLGQGLSLQPWFTPGSSVRCTDETDISRELTLGLQAELPADLPIGYHQIEVDGRSLTVAIAPARCHSLDDAVGEPPARCWGLAAQLYSLRRPGDGGYGDLLALEHLARSAAERGADAIAISPIHALSQYEQQHYSPYSPSSRLLLNSLYASPAALLGEREVRAAIEAEGLGQILEDLEAQPLVDWPRAAEVRERLLQALYKDFSQGQHPLRADFESFRESGGQALEHHCRFEVLQGEAVDQGLGADWRRWPKAWQDPYHAEVEAFASTYPARIEYRVFCQWLTDRSLQRAQQAARSNGMQVGLIADLAVGADGAGSQAWSRQDELLANLTVGAPPDIINRAGQDWGICGFSPEGLKRNGFRAFIEMLRANLAHAGGLRIDHVMGLRRLWLIPKGASPKEGAYVHYPFDDMLRLLALESVRHQAVMLGEDLGTVPEGLREQLADKAVLGMRVLAFEQQGPGNFTPQMQWPDNALATTGTHDLAPLAGWLQAHDIDWQKRLELIDDEAERSWREDRAKETAGLRALLEQASGPLDDDEAVIDAAIAWLGKTRAPLVLIPLEDLLGNVEQPNMPGTTDGHPNWQRRLAPPAAKLLDEIDAARRLELLAQAREYAWERDR
- a CDS encoding DUF2934 domain-containing protein, with amino-acid sequence MSVEDKRIREFAYQIWESEGKPEGQEERHWGMARKLAEAESLAPKAAPRKRAAAKGKTAADVSEDPKQKAAPAKRASVAKSAALPGAEPSPRGKTTTAKKPRTAAKKATDG
- the treZ gene encoding malto-oligosyltrehalose trehalohydrolase, coding for MHRHGVHLVDATSARFALWAPGARDVSVEVVGQSSLVLQPEPDGWFSATGPAQAGQHYRFVIDGQLKVADPASRYQPEGVSGPSEVVAPEWFAWQHPFHGRPWHEAVIQEVHVGVLGGYKGVAEQLPRLARLGITAIELMPLGQFPGERNWGYDGVLPFAPQHSYGTPEELCQLVDEAHRLGLAVMLDVVYNHFGPDGNYLHEYAPSFFNEAKKTPWGAAIDFKQPAVREFFIQNALMWLQEYRIDGLRLDAVHAIDSPDFLKQLSQRVREETDGREVWLVLENEHNQAFLLEKAFDAQWNDDGHNALHVLLTGETEGYYADYKDRPIEQLARCLAEGFVFQGQQNRHGEARGEPSGHLPPSAFVLFLQNHDQIGNRALGERLTRLCPPAALRAATGLLLLSPMIPLLFMGDEEGSRAPFLFFTDFHDELADAVREGRRGEFAHFAAFADPDTREKIPDPNALATFKASQPQGDDVLAGWHGLYQQLLALRHECIVPRLPGSHSLGCQVLGDKALTARWRLGDGSELRIDLNLAAQPQAVDLPAPGMRLFDSSDNAHCDALLAAYSCVVSLIPRAVETP
- a CDS encoding malto-oligosyltrehalose synthase, translated to MKPLTATVRLQFHSDFTLDDAVPLVPYFAQLGISHLYASPILKARAGSRHGYDVVDPTQVNPELGGEAALERLIAALRQHGMGLILDTVSNHMAVGGADNPWWQSLLAWGRRSPYAEFFDIQWHSSDPLLAGQLLLPFLGNDYGVALKNGELPLTFDGEHGRLEVAHHEHRFPICPLDYAEVLQGSDSPELQALATRFAALRDAAVPLAAAQALQGELAQLHADGVSLEAQLRAFDARSEAGLKRLHALLERQAYRLASWRTAADDINWRRFFDINELGGLRVERAAVFEATHAKLFELIERGLVDGLRIDHIDGLADPRGYCRKLRRRVDGLLAARPLETAVEHFPIYVEKILGTGEHLHRDWMTDGTTGYEFMNQVSLVLHDPAGEAPLTELWQRLSERPPFAEEVRQARALVLNASLAGDFESVAQALLHVARNDLMTRDITLGALRRGLQALVEHYSVYRTYINALGRPAEDETFFQQALSDARQSLPEADWPVLEQLQVWLGGQRWRSLPPGKARKQLRHACVRFQQLTAPSAAKAVEDTAFYRSARLLSRNDVGFEAERFSAPLEEFHVEAQRRLGAFPDNLLATATHDHKRGEDTRARLAVLSERGPWLAERIEHWRALAASLRKDDADGPAPSPADEMMLLQTLLGSWPLDLDLNDTGAVKTYIERVQQWQQKALREAKLRSSWNAPNEAYEQACAAYTEGLLSASVHTELRESVQQAANAIACPGALTGLAQCLLRMTVPGVPDLYQGNEYWDLSLVDPDNRRPVDYPARRRSLDDSTALGDLLSHWRDGRIKQTLIARVLDCRRAHPELFRRGEYQPLTVQGRHADKVMAFARVGDGERAIVILPRLAASLLGEDALTPLIPAQRWDDTRVVLPFDYSPANWSGLFGNAAVSPTKELKLSAALAEFPVNLFIEHD